One part of the Symphalangus syndactylus isolate Jambi chromosome 1, NHGRI_mSymSyn1-v2.1_pri, whole genome shotgun sequence genome encodes these proteins:
- the LOC129458841 gene encoding DNA-directed RNA polymerases I, II, and III subunit RPABC4-like: protein MDTQKDVQSPKQQPMIYICGECHTENEIKSRDPIRCRECGYRIMYKKRTKRLVIFDAR, encoded by the coding sequence ATGGACACCCAGAAGGATGTTCAATCTCCAAAGCAGCAACCAATGATATATATCTGTGGAGAGTGtcacacagaaaatgaaataaaatctaggGATCCAATCAGATGCAGAGAATGTGGATACAGAATAATGTACAAGAAAAGGACTAAAAGATTGGTCATTTTTGATGCTCGATGA